The Pelodiscus sinensis isolate JC-2024 chromosome 24, ASM4963464v1, whole genome shotgun sequence genomic interval CCGGTTCATAATAGATCTTTCCAGTTCCAGCCGAGGCCTCAAGCAGAGATGACTTCCTAGCATGGGGACGAAGCAGGGAGTCAGCTCCCATGGAACACAATATGGGAGGGCAGGATGCGTATCATGAGTatttggggaggcagaggctgggggtGAACTGGGAAGGGGCAAGGCAGAGGCCGATTTAATTTGTGAGGAGTCAAGGGGGCATAGATGGGCATACTGGTTGTTCAGAGGTGCAAAGGCAGGGAGTATCTCCTCCCAGGCGGTGCAAAACAGAGGCAGGGAAGGCATCCAGGAGGCTGCCCCCAGAGAGGGTGCAGATCAGAGGCGGGGAAGGTTTCTAGGGGGCTGTTTCTCCCAGGGAATGAGCTACACTCACTTTTGGGCGCTGAAATGGAAAGGCAGCGGCACCCTGTCCCGAGCCTGGCGCTCTGTGTCCGACAGCTGCAGGTTGAAGGTCAGGTAGGCGGCAGTGTCCACCTGGGGGGAACAGATGTcatcagactagggatgttaaatttcaattaatgaACTAACTAAATAGTCAATGGGATCTCCATCAATTTGCTTAGTTAACAAGAACATCCGTgatctgtctttgaaatgtacaagagccccagcgggagcTCTGGTGCATTTTAAAGTTGGAATGcggcatggagcctggagccagcagggagtcccACTGATcctgggcacttctgctttgaaagcaAAGAGCTCCAGTGGGGGctattgtgcatttcaaagagaaagtgcccgcatggagcctgcaaaccccaggctccatgtgttATTCCAATTCAAAGCTGGCTGCTGgtgcacccctgctccctcctaTGGAGCTGGACtgaaccggcttttaagatggctccctccagcaccactcttgttcccccaccttgctgcctctttttgcgatagaggcagcaagtgggggggggggggggggggggagtgactagtggactaggctgtgtctacactggcgcaatcttgcggaaaagcggccactcttgcacaaaaacttgctgcctgtctacactggccacgtgttcttgcacaagtaaactgacgttctaatgtatgaaatcaggacttcttgcgccagaactctgatgctcctgctcaggaataagcccttttgcgcaactgttcttgtgcaagaggccagtgtagacaggcaacctgaatttattgtgcaagaaatccctatggttaaaattgccatcagagttttcttgcacaagagagcatctacattggcatggatgctcttgcgcaaaagcacataccagtgtagacactctcttctggaagagtttttgcagaagaactcttccacaaaagagtttttgcatgagaacgcgccagtgtagaagtagctcaagtgtgttgactatccaataaccttttgcttatcagatagttggcTAGTCAGTTAGTCACTTACCTCCCTATCAGACTTGCCCATGGGCAAGCCTCCAACTCTCCCAGTATGAGTCAtcctagagcagggtttcccaacctataggtccggacccaaatatgggtcaccattacatttcaaaagggtcaccaagtgtctccccaggtggtgctcttaaggagccattcacacatttgaaaaggtacctccccctcccagctcaacAGCTGGCTTAGTCTTAAAGAGCCATTCACCTGAAGTGGTACTCAGCTTAATTGGCTTAACAACCTTCAGGCAGTTAAACCAATCGATTTAATTGAATATCATTTCAGTGACTCAGCACAGAGTAGTAAGAAAATATCCCTGGACATggggactacgtctagactggcatgattttctgcaaatgcttttaatggaaaacttttctgttaaaagcatttgcggaaaagaacgtctagattggcacggatgcttttccgcaaaagcagattttgcggaaaagcgtccgtgccaatctagatgtgcttttccacaaaaaagccctgatcgccattttcacgatcggggcttttttgctcaaaacaaatctgagctgtctacactggcccttttgcgcaaaagctttgcacaaaaagacttttgcccaaacgggagcagcatagtatttccgcaagaagcactgatttcagacagtaggaagtcagtgttcttgtggaaattcaattggccagtgtagacagctggcaagtttttcctttgcggaaaaacttgccagtctagacacagccgaggggaAAGAAGTTAGAACGCTACAGGATGCAGAGAAGAAGCAGCACCCAGCTCAGGTAGGTGGGGATAGGGAGGTCAGATGTTTGGGTGTCCAGTTGAGAGGTTTCCAGCCACCCCGGCTAGGGTTCACGCGGCTGGAgttggctggccagggaagagtcTTGGCCGGCTTGCAGCCACGGGGGCCGGGGTAGGGGATGGGACTGTGTTTGGGAGCCTGAGACGGGAGTGCCACAACAATTCAGAGgatacaacagttagcaaagcaaATGCACGCTCGACCATCCCATTAATTTAAGTTCAGGTGAAACTGTttggtaaaatatattttaaaaaaaagtacaatTTTGTGTGTATTTTTCTAATTTGTAACAcctgtgttcttgcgcaaggctCAGAGTGTGccgcctcctctccccgccctgactcccagcccttgAGTGTGACTCCCAGCCCAAGAGTGTTCCCCCCAACCCGAGTGTGTGACTGAGTGTGACACACTCAGGCCTGAGTGAAGGTGCCTCTCTGACTGTGAGACTCCGAGTCCCTGAAAGTGACTCTCCGGccctccagctccccagcccctgaaTGTGTCTCCTCCATCCCCTCCAACCTCTGAGTGTGGGGTTAagccagggtgggggaggagagcagttTGGGGATGTGTCTTTCCCCTACCACAACTCAAATGTagtgttattattttattattaatgtattctcagtttttctatgaaataactactatgaatatataaacaggagggggcacaattttatattcttgcctcaggcaCAAAATTAGCTAGCTACGgcactgcccccctctcctctcctcttcccttccgtgccgttttttaattgccttgggtcaccaagtcttcctgaattgtcaaaatgggtccacATCTGGAAAATCTGCCCTAGAGGGTCACAAGGGAGATAGGAGTGCTCCCTAGGCCCCCAGATTTTGCCCACTCCTCCCAGACAGCCCCCCAAGATATCCAGCACCCCAAACTAAGCTTCCCCAACCAGCCCCTACTGATCCCACCCTGGCCTCCTTCAGAGTCCATGGCTCTGTAATAGAGGTCCCCCAGCTCCTGAGGAAAGGGACCCTACCGCAGAGTGGGAGTCAGCATCCTCATCTGGGGGTGTGTTCCTGGTGGGCTCTCCAAAAGCTTTCAGGGTGAAGCCAGTCAGGATGGAGAAATATTCCTCCtggcagggagaaggaaaaagatgaTGTAGATAAATCTCTGTATCAATCATAAATCTCAGTATTATTCtttaattgaaattttaaaattgGTAACAAGTCCTTTTACATACAAACTTTGTACTTTTTTAAATATAGAACATAGAAACTTTAAGTCttttgtattaagtcttggtagaatagtccctatgAATAAGTAAGGTAAGAGAATGTCCCTATTGAGTGAATGGATAAAACTAAAAAGACAAGCACCTCAGGGCAGTTGCAACTTTTGGAGagaggatggaagccagatcccaGAATAATGAGATGAATAATGGGACCTGtgaagtgggctcattgaaagaagacAGAACATATGGGCTGTGTATACACTGTCACGATcgtgcgcaaaaacttgctgcctgtctacactggctgtgtgttcttgcgcaagtaaactgatgttctactgtatgaaatcagggcttcttgcataagaactatgatgctcctgctcaggaataagcccttttgtgcaactgttcttgtgaaagaggccaatgtagacaggcaacatgaatttcttgcggaagaaaaccctatggttaaaatggccatcagaactttcttgtgcaagagagcgtctacactggcatgtgcttttgcgcaaaagcacatgccagtgtagacgctctcttgcacaatgactttaacgcaagaactcttgcgctaaagagtttttgcgcaagatcatgccagtgtagacgtagccatggacaCCTTGGGAGTCAGCCgcaagtgcctgcttttggaaactccctctttgaaggtgaatatggcagcattgagacaccaccccgAAGGCaccacagggctgtgtctagactggccagtttttctggaaaatcagccgcttttccggaaaaacttgccagctgtctacactggccgcttgaatttccgcaaaagcactgacttcctactgtctgaaatcggtgcttcttgcggaaatactatgctgctaccattcgggcaaaagtcccttttgcgcaaaagggccagtgtagacagctcagatttattttccgcaaaaaagccccaatcacgaaaatggcgatcggggttttttgcggaaaagcgcgtctagattggccacggatgcttaaaagcgtccgtgccaatctagacactctgttccgaaaatgcttttaacagaaaacttttccattaaaagcatttctggaaaatcatgccagtctagacgtagcccagatgtctAACTTCATATGCATATGTTCTTGGATCGGgccttctaatactcctgtcatctgaagaagtgggttatgcccacgaaagctcatcataccatctacatattgttaatctgtaaggtgctactagatttgttttttaattttttcctttgcaaactaactgggctaccccctgaagcttttcgtACGCATGACAACTCAGATTATGCATATGCATGTGATCACTAACTGGTGTAGATCTACATGAGAGGGAAGACACTATAAATCTTAGGCATCTTGTAGGGGGACCCCGGGTTTCagcttgtcaacatgggagcatcgatccagatcagcagaagcccggctccacccctccaccACCTAATCACGTGGCCAgagcagttagggggagcaactattggtaacaagacagagggggtgtgtgggttgGTGGGGAgtatgtgcgtgtgtgcacacgcacatattgtatcatatgcatataagTGTTGATTGCTATATGAGTATTAACAACAAATGTGGCACTTtgccttttccccctgaaaagatcccgggcagtacttttaagtacaacagtGAGACAGAGCCAACCCCCCAAAAACTGACAATCccggcctcccactgctccccccaAATCACCCCAAAACCCCCAACTCAAAAGGGGAAGCCTCCCCTGCCACATACTCCTCCCACATCTTCCTTActcccctgcccatcccagctGCTAAGTTACCCTGACCCATTCAAAAGCCTCTCCTCTCTATAACACCTCCCCACACATCCAAGATCTAGGGGCATCTCTGCCCCCTAACATACACCCCTCACCTGCCTATACCCTAACCCATAATCTCCCTCCGTCCCATGTTTTTCTCCATCCCAGTCACCCCCTGATCTTCCTGTGGGCCCCCGAACACCACCTTCTTAACAACTTTCCCGCTCCCCTTGCGCTGCAGCATGGAGGCTAGTTGGTGGGCATCCTCCTTGCTCCTCATGCCCTCCggggctggccccacccacactacAGCTCGGGCTAGGGAGTGGAGTGTGTCCACCAGGCCCAGGGGGtgcaggtccccatgcagcaAGACCACGATCCTCGTCACACGCAGGCctgaacagagagagagaagggaaagatCAAACCCCTACCTGCactgcccagagcagggagggaacccagaagtcctggctcccagccccctcgctCTAATCACAAgcctccactcctctcccctcccagagctgggaagagaacccaagaattctggctcccagcacccccagaagTCCAGACCTGCATTGGCAGCAGCCCTCGGGATCTGTGCCAGTGTCTGGCACAGGGCAGGCACAGGCCGGCGCAGCAGAAGCCAACTGAGTGAGTCCAGGATGATGGTGGCAGATCCCACAGGTCCTCGTTGCAAGCGCGTCACCACCCCCAGTACTGAGAACTCCTCCACCCTGAATCCCCCTGTCTTCCCGTTCCAGCATAGGGGATCTGTAAACCCATCCTGATATAGCAACCTGGGGGGGGAGAAAAGGTCAAAAGTCAACCCCTGAGGATGGGCCAGCATGAAGAGGGCATCTGCCCCAAGGTACCAACTTGACACTGATTTGAGTCTGCAAAGAGCCTGAGTCTGTTGCTTCAAAAGCTAGCAGTTATCCCATGCCTCTGGCCCCATTTACCAGGGGTCCCTGCCCACTCCACCCCAGCAGAGG includes:
- the ELP5 gene encoding elongator complex protein 5 isoform X1, producing MLGELVAGAAGGLVLIQDTVDCEGRSLLKTFVAASVRRGESVHVFGFEIPEEEFRAGFDPDVAAQLLYQDGFTDPLCWNGKTGGFRVEEFSVLGVVTRLQRGPVGSATIILDSLSWLLLRRPVPALCQTLAQIPRAAANAGLRVTRIVVLLHGDLHPLGLVDTLHSLARAVVWVGPAPEGMRSKEDAHQLASMLQRKGSGKVVKKEEYFSILTGFTLKAFGEPTRNTPPDEDADSHSAVDTAAYLTFNLQLSDTERQARDRVPLPFHFSAQKKSSLLEASAGTGKIYYEPDATDDLDEEDPDDDLDV
- the ELP5 gene encoding elongator complex protein 5 isoform X2, producing MEGPSPRAHARHYTVDCEGRSLLKTFVAASVRRGESVHVFGFEIPEEEFRAGFDPDVAAQLLYQDGFTDPLCWNGKTGGFRVEEFSVLGVVTRLQRGPVGSATIILDSLSWLLLRRPVPALCQTLAQIPRAAANAGLRVTRIVVLLHGDLHPLGLVDTLHSLARAVVWVGPAPEGMRSKEDAHQLASMLQRKGSGKVVKKEEYFSILTGFTLKAFGEPTRNTPPDEDADSHSAVDTAAYLTFNLQLSDTERQARDRVPLPFHFSAQKKSSLLEASAGTGKIYYEPDATDDLDEEDPDDDLDV